From a region of the Castanea sativa cultivar Marrone di Chiusa Pesio chromosome 10, ASM4071231v1 genome:
- the LOC142612912 gene encoding putative inactive patatin-like protein 9 — translation MELSKVTLEIFTKLEQKWLSHCETTKKTRILSIDGGGTTGIVAGAALLHLEDQIRLKTGDPQARIADFFDLIAGTGVGALLAVMISADDGSGRPLFSARDAVNLIAAKNLELFKLRLAGIFRRRKRYSGKSMDTVLKEMLNREDGAVLTLKDTCKPLLVPCFDLKSSAPFVFSRADASESPSFNFELWKVCRATSATPSLFKPFNLTSVDGKTSCSAVDGGLVMNNPTAAAVTHALHNKRDFPSVNGVEDLLVLSLGNGPLTGNGCAQKVRYNGECSTSTVVDIVLDGVSETIDQMLGNAFCYNRTDYVRIQANGLGVMRPKMEEVLKERGVESLPFGGKRLLTETNGERIESFVQRLVASGSGTGKTSLPPSPCKDSAVSPLANGR, via the exons ATGGAGCTCAGCAAGGTTACGCTGGAGATCTTCACGAAGCTGGAGCAGAAATGGCTCTCGCACTGTGAAACCACCAAGAAGACTCGGATTCTCAGCATCGACGGAGGCGGAACCACCGGCATTGTAGCAGGCGCTGCCCTCCTTCACCTCGAGGACCAGATCCGCCTCAAAACCGGTGATCCTCAAGCTCGAATCGCTGATTTCTTTGATCTCATCGCCGGAACCGGTGTCGGAGCACTCCTAGCAGTCATGATCTCCGCCGATGACGGTTCAGGCAGGCCTCTCTTCTCTGCTAGAGACGCTGTTAATCTCATCGCCGCTAAAAACCTCGAGCTTTTCAAGCTCAGACTCGCCGGAATTTTCCGCCGGCGAAAGAGGTACTCTGGGAAAAGCATGGACACGGTGCTCAAAGAAATGTTAAATAGAGAAGACGGCGCCGTTTTGACCTTGAAGGACACGTGTAAGCCTCTCCTCGTTCCCTGCTTCGACCTCAAAAGCTCCGCGCCTTTCGTTTTCTCCAGAGCCGACGCGTCCGAGTCACCGAGCTTCAACTTCGAGCTCTGGAAAGTCTGCCGCGCCACGTCAGCTACGCCGAGTCTCTTCAAGCCGTTTAATCTTACGTCCGTCGACGGAAAAACCTCTTGCTCCGCCGTTGACGGCGGTCTAGTCATGAACAACCCTACCGCCGCTGCCGTCACTCACGCGCTCCACAATAAGCGCGATTTTCCGTCCGTCAATGGCGTCGAAGACCTCTTGGTTTTGTCGTTAGGTAACGGTCCGTTAACGGGTAATGGCTGTGCACAGAAAGTCCGTTATAACGGCGAGTGCTCTACGTCTACAGTGGTTGACATTGTCCTCGACGGCGTTTCGGAAACCATTGACCAAATGTTAGGGAACGCCTTCTGTTATAACCGTACAGACTACGTTAGAATTCAG GCGAACGGCTTAGGAGTGATGAGGCCGAAAATGGAGGAAGTGTTGAAAGAGAGAGGAGTGGAGTCGTTACCGTTTGGCGGGAAACGGTTACTGACGGAGACTAACGGAGAGAGGATTGAGAGTTTCGTACAACGACTTGTTGCTTCGGGTTCAGGGACAGGGAAAACCAGTCTTCCACCTAGTCCTTGCAAGGATTCCGCCGTTAGCCCACTCGCTAACGGCCGTTAG